GGCGCCTTGCTCGGCTCGGCGGCCGGCACCGTCGCCGCGCACGCCGAGTGGGACGCCCGGCTCCATCTGGCCGGCGCCGCGCTCGTGCTGACCCTGCTCGGTGCGCTCGCCTGCCAGGGCGTCCTGGATCTGCGCAGCACCCCCGAGGAGCACCCGCCGCCGCGCTTCGCACTGCCGCCGAAGTCGGCGCTGCTCATCGGGGCGATAGGTTTCTGCGCGGTCTTCGCGGAGGGCGCCGGCCTGGACTGGTCGGCGGTCTACCTCCGCGACGAGTTGGGCACCGACGCGGGTCTGGCGGCCGCGTCGACCACTGCCTTCGCCTGCACGATGACCGTCGCACGGCTGGCCGGTGACAAGGTGGTGGCCCGTTTCGGCGCGGTGCACACGGTGCGGGCCGGCGGGGTGCTGGCGGCGGCCGGCGGCCTGCTGATCGTCACGGCGCGGCATCCGGCCATGGCGATGGGCGGGTTCGGCCTGATGGGCCTCGGAATCGCGGTGGTCGTCCCGCTGGCCTTCGCGGCCGCCGGGCGCAGCGGTCCCGCGCCCAGCCAGGCGATCGCGGGTGTCGCCACGATCACCTACACCTCCGGGCTGATCGCACCGTCCGCGATCGGCGGTATCGCCCAGGCGACCTCGCTGACGCTGTCGTTCGTGCTGGTGACGACGCTGGCGTGCGGGCTGGTGGTGGGTGCGCGGGTGCTGCGGGTGCCGAGCCGTACGGCCTCCGGCAGCGCCCCCGCGGTGACCGGCGATCTGGAGCGGTCATAGGGACTTTGCAGACAGGCCCCGGCCCGGCCGCTCCCCCGCCGCCGGCTCAGGCCGCGTCCGCCTCCGTGCCCGCGTCCGCCTCCTCCGGCCGGAGGAGCTGGGCGGCGATGCTCCGGGCGTGGTCGGACCACGGTGTGGGGCGCAGCGTCTGCGCGTCGACGCGGACCAGCACCCGGTGGCCGTGGGCGTAGGTCTCGGTGCCGTCGGCCGAGCAGAGCCGGAAGCCGTAGGTGAGGCCGGTGCGGCCGAGGCGTGCGACCCACAGGTGCGCCGCGTAGCGGCCGGGGCGGGTGACCGACCGCTCGTAGGAGACGTGCATCTCCTTGATGACGTTGCACATGTCACCCGCGGCGGCCCAGTCGCCGTCGAAGCCGAAGCCCCGTCCGTGCCAGTACTCCGCCCAGGCGCGTTCGACGAGCAGCGGGTAGCGGGAGTTGTGGAGCATGCCGAGCGCGTCGAGGTCGTCGAAGTGGACGGTGACGGGGACCAGTTCGCCGTACGGGACGGTGGCGGTCTGGAGGGTTTCGACGCTCACGGGTGGTGCTCCTGGGGTCGGGGTGTGCCGGTCGGCGCTGTTGAGACGGAGAGTGCTGGTGACGCGGTTGGTACTTGTGTGACGATCCGGAGTCATCGTAAGCGGATGCTTAGAATGCTTTGGCCGCCGGGATGCGGGGCGTGAGGGCCATGAGCCGTCGGTCAGGGAGCAGCGGCAGGGCTCAGTGACCGAGGACATAGCGACCACGAACCGGGATGCACCGGGATGGAGCGGATTTACCCCGCACTAACATTGCCCGGTCATCACCGTGTGAAGAAGTGGAGCAGTCATGGGCCTCGGCGTGCGCTGGACCGTGCATGGCGACGGGCGCAACCCGGCCCCTGGGGCAGTGGTCAGACCGGATGAGCGGCTGTCTTGGCCACGCACCGTGGGCCTGGGCGCGCAGCATGTCGTCGCGATGTTCGGCGCGAGCTTCGTCGCTCCGGTGCTGATGGGCCTGGACCCGAACCTCGCGATCATGATGTCCGGCGTGGCGACGGTCATCTTCCTGCTGGCCACCCGCGGCCGGATCCCCTCGTATCTGGGCTGTTCGCTCTCGTTCGTCGGAGTGGCCGCCGTGATCCGGGCGCAGGGCGGCACCAGCGCGACCGTCACCGGAGCGGTTCTGGTCGTCGGCGTCGCGCTCTTCCTCGTCGGCGTCGCCGTCCAGCGGTTCGGCGCCCGGATCATCCATGCCGCGATGCCGCCGGTGGTCACCGGTGCCGTGGTGATGCTCATCGGCTTCAACCTGGCGCCGGTGACGGCGAGTACGTACTGGCCCCAGGACCAGTGGGTGGCGCTGCTGACCATGCTGTTCACCGGGTTCGCCGTGGTCTGTCTGCGCGGCTTCTGGTCGCGTATCGCGATCTTCCTCGGGCTGGTCTTCGGCTATGCCGTCTCCTGGATCTTCGACCGGGCCTTCGGGATGATCCACTCGCTGAACGGCGCGGGGAAGGTCACCGACCACTGGCGGCTGGACTTCTCCGCCGTCGGCAAGGCCGACTGGATCGGTCTGCCGCACTTCCACGGGCCCAGCTTCCAGTGGTCGGCGATCCTGGTCGCGCTGCCCGTCGTGATCGCCCTGGTCGCGGAGAACGCCGGCCATGTCAAGGCGGTCGGCGAAATGACCGGCGACCCGCTGGACGACAAGCTCGGCACCGCGATCTCCGCCGACGGCGCGGCCTCGGTGCTCTCCACCGCCCTCGGCGGCCCGCCCAACACCACGTACTCCGAGAACATCGGCGTGATGGCGGCGACCCG
This Streptomyces decoyicus DNA region includes the following protein-coding sequences:
- a CDS encoding MFS transporter → MAGTGVPHNVLPPSNHELRRARWAVALVFLVHGSVTGNFATRIPWIQDHTGISAGQLGLALAFPAIGASLAMPLAGRISHRFGARTALRGLLALWTLSLLLPALSPGLYALCPALLLYGATSGMSDVAMNALGVETEDRLGKPIMSGLHGMWSAGALLGSAAGTVAAHAEWDARLHLAGAALVLTLLGALACQGVLDLRSTPEEHPPPRFALPPKSALLIGAIGFCAVFAEGAGLDWSAVYLRDELGTDAGLAAASTTAFACTMTVARLAGDKVVARFGAVHTVRAGGVLAAAGGLLIVTARHPAMAMGGFGLMGLGIAVVVPLAFAAAGRSGPAPSQAIAGVATITYTSGLIAPSAIGGIAQATSLTLSFVLVTTLACGLVVGARVLRVPSRTASGSAPAVTGDLERS
- a CDS encoding acyl-CoA thioesterase, which gives rise to MSVETLQTATVPYGELVPVTVHFDDLDALGMLHNSRYPLLVERAWAEYWHGRGFGFDGDWAAAGDMCNVIKEMHVSYERSVTRPGRYAAHLWVARLGRTGLTYGFRLCSADGTETYAHGHRVLVRVDAQTLRPTPWSDHARSIAAQLLRPEEADAGTEADAA
- a CDS encoding uracil-xanthine permease family protein; translation: MGLGVRWTVHGDGRNPAPGAVVRPDERLSWPRTVGLGAQHVVAMFGASFVAPVLMGLDPNLAIMMSGVATVIFLLATRGRIPSYLGCSLSFVGVAAVIRAQGGTSATVTGAVLVVGVALFLVGVAVQRFGARIIHAAMPPVVTGAVVMLIGFNLAPVTASTYWPQDQWVALLTMLFTGFAVVCLRGFWSRIAIFLGLVFGYAVSWIFDRAFGMIHSLNGAGKVTDHWRLDFSAVGKADWIGLPHFHGPSFQWSAILVALPVVIALVAENAGHVKAVGEMTGDPLDDKLGTAISADGAASVLSTALGGPPNTTYSENIGVMAATRVYSTAAYWAAAGFALLFGLCPKFGAVVAAIPGGVLGGITVILYGMIGLLGAQIWVHNKVDLRNPLHLVPVAAGVIIGVGGVSLRISDNFELSGIALGTIVVLTGYHALRALAPAHLKPQPPLLDEGTSSYDKD